The genomic interval TTTTATGATCTCTCCATTAACCTTACGGTAGATGTTAACTTCTTGATGCCTGTAATCTAAAGATATGTAGCAGTTCTCTTTGAAAATTCTTATTTTGCGTAGACTATCATCGGATATGCGGGAGGATGTTATATTACAGACAGTCTTATTTTTAAAGGTTATCCTGGCGTTTGCTATATCAGGATGGTCGGTCACTACTTTTAGCCCTGTTGCTTCAATCTTCTTTATCTTAGAAGAAACAAACTGAAGAATTATATCAAGATCATGTATCATAAGATCAAGAACAACGCTAACATCCATCGATCTTTTACTGAAAGGACCTATCCTGTGGCATTCAATAAATTTAATCTCACCCGGAATATTCTCTATTGCAGTCAGCGCTTTATTAAATCTCTCTACATGACCAACCTGTAATATCCGTGATTTTTTTTTGGCGATTGCGATTAAGTTCTCTGCTTCTTTTAGTTTTATTGTAATAGGTTTTTCTACCAATACGTCTACTCCGTTACTCAGAAATTCTTTTGCTATTGAGTAGTGTGTCGAGGTGGGGGTGGCTATGCTTACTGCGTCTACTTTAAAGAGCCCATCTCTAAAATTGTCTGAATACTCAGCTTTCAATTCAGATGCTAGATTTTTTGCTCTTGCCTCTACAACATCAGAAAGGAATTTTACTTCTACGTCGGGAAGCTGGGAATATATCTTACTATGAAACGTCCCCAGATGTCCTATACCTATAATACCAACTCTTATTTTTTTCATCTAAAGAATTATAACCAACTTATGAAGAGCTGGTCAATCTGTTTATCTTTTCGGCAGCTTTTAATTCTCTTGTATTGGAATAGGTGGTTATTTTAAAATTATAAAGATGAAAAACATTTATCTTAAAAGCATTGTCATAATATCTACTCTCTTTGTTCTATTTCAATATTTTAATCAACGGATTAATTATCCTAGAGTAGCTCTTGTTGAAGAGGTTATAGATGGAGATACTATTTTGCTTGAGAGCGGGAGATTGCTCAGGCTTCTTGGCTTAAATACACCGGAGACCAAAATCAATATAGCCGGGGAATGGAAAGAGAAGAAGAGCATCTGGGGTGAGAGAGCCTATCTTTTCAGTGAGAACAGTCTCAAGAATAAGAATATCAGAATAGAGTATGACAGAGAGAAAAAGGATATATACGGAAGATTGCTAGGTTATGTTTTTTTAGAAGATAATTTTATAAATCAGGCTTTATTGAGCGAAGGGTTAGCTGTTATAGATATAAGGTACCCCAATTTTAAATACTTGGACCAGCTATCTTTGGTCTTTAAAGAGGCTAAAGAGCGCGGGAAGGGTCTTTGGTCCGATTTTAAAATAATAGGACCTAAAGATGTATCTGAATATGAAGGGGAGGTAATTGCTGTTGAAGGGAGAGTGATCGATGTTTATAATAGCGAGAAGCTTCTGTTCTTTCTTTTGCCTTCTGAGTTTAAATTTGTTATATTCAAAGAGGGTTCACCTTTTTTTAAAAATAAGGAATTAGTTGTTTTAAAAGGTGAGATCATAAGAGTATCCGGCATGGTTAAAAGATATAAGGGGTCTTATCAGATGGTAATACACCATCCTTACCAATTGGAGGTTTTAAGATGAGGGATGTTGCGGTTATTGGTTTAGGTCCTAGCGGTATGACAGCAGCTCTTTATCTCACTCGTTCTAAGTTGGATATTCTATGTTTTGAAAAGACATCTCCTGGCGGGCAGATTGTTATGACTGATAATATAGAGAACTATCCCGGTTTTCCTAAAGGTATATCCGGATATGAACTAGCTGAACTTTTCAAGAAACAACTTCAGATTTACCCCGTTGAAATAAAGAGCGAAGAGGTTATCGCTATTGAAAGAAAAGGTAATCTTATTATTAAAACTCTTTCTTCTGATTATGAGGTACTGAGTGTTATAGTTGCAGCAGGGGCCTATCCTAGAAGGTTAAGTATCAAGGGGGAGGATATCTTTACCGGTCGCGGTGTCTCATATTGTGCCACATGTGATGCTAATTTCTTTAAAGGTAAGAGAGTAGCTGTATTAGGCGGGGGTGACTCTGCTGTTGAGGAGGCTATATTTCTTTCCAAGTTTGTAGAGAAGTTATATCTCATACATCGCAGAGAGAGGTTGAGAGCTGTGGGCGTACTTCAGGATAAGATGGCAGCTCTTACTAATGTGGAGTTTGTTTTAGACAGTGTCATAGAAGAGATAGGCGGCGATTCTAAGGTAGGTTTTATTCAGATAAAGAATTTAAAGACCGCAAATAGTAAAAGAATAAATTTAGACGGTGTTTTTATCTTTGCAGGCTATACTCCAAATACCCAGTTTTTGAAAGAGTTTTTGCAATTAGATTCAGAAGGTTATATAATCGCTGTAGATAATTTCAAAACTTCGATAGAGGGAGTCTTTACTGCAGGCGATGTGAGGAGCGGTTCTCTTAAGCAGGTTATCTCTGCTTCCGGGGAAGGTGCTCATGCGGCGGTTAAAGTTTCAAAGTATTTAGATAAGATAAAAGGAGTCTCTTATGATTAAACATTTTAAAGGAGGATTAATATGCAAGAAGTAAATGCGGACAACTTTAAAAATGAAGTTTTAGAATCACCAGTTCCTGTTTTGGTCGATTTCTGGGCTCCCTGGTGTGGGCCCTGTAAAATGATCAGCCCTATACTTGATGAAGTGGCTGCTGATTTTGAAGGTAGGGTTAAATTTTCAAAACTCAATGTTGATGAGAATACTCAAGCAGCTGCTGATTATGGAATTATGAGTATACCGGCGTTAATTCTTTTTAAAGAGGGAAGACCGGCTGCCCAGATTGTAGGTGTTCAATCGAAAGAAGGAATAGCAAAATTCCTTAAAACCAATGCTTAAGGGATATCTCTTAAAAGTTTTTTCAAGATAGAACATGGTTCTACTATCTACATGACTTGCGCCTATATTCTCTTTATACAACCAACTGTTATATCTGGATTTCGGAGCTGTCATAGTTGCAGCTGCGATATCTTCTTTTCTTGCAACTCTCTTTGTGAGGTTCTTGCTAATCACTCGATAGCGATAGATCCTGCTATAGACAATATGTATTAATATAGGAATTTTCTGATAGATTGCACTTGGTGCCGATCTTATATTAGGATGTATCTTTCTTCTGCTCTCTCTTTTTCTATTTACGAGATTCTTTATCGATATAGTCCCTGATTTAAAAACCCCCTTCTTTAGTTTTCTCCTTGACAGGGTACCTTGTAGTTCATAGAATACACTTAGTGGCATAAAGTGGAGCAAAGTGGAATATGTTTTACGGAGAATATGAACACAATCTGGATGAAAAGGGTAGAGTGGTCTTGCCGGCCAAATTCAGGCAGTTAGCCAAGAAAAAAATAATTAAAAAGTTTTACCTTACGCGTGGTATGGAGAGGTGTCTCTTCCTTTTCTCCGAAAGTGAATGGAGGGGGCAGGAGGATAAGTTTAAAGCTCTCTCTATTATGAAAAAAGACGCCCGGAGTTTTAACAGAATATATTTCTCCGGAGCAACTGAGATAACACCTGATTCTCAGGGCAGGTTTTTAATACCGTCTTATCTTAAGAATTATTCTGGGATTAAGAGAGAACTTGTTGTTATAGGAGTCTCAAGCAGGATAGAGATATGGGCTAAGTCTAAGTGGGATGAATTCTGCAGAACAGAGCTTAAGAATTTTGAAGATATAGCCGAAGAGCTTATTGAGGAATGAATACTTTATTAAAAGAGGTAATTATGGATGAGAGAAACAGAACCGAGCATACCCCTGTCATGCTGAATGAGTCTATAGATTTCATGAATCTTAAAGCGGGTGATGTCGTAGTAGATTGTACGGTTGGTATGGGTGGACATTCAGAGAGAATACTGGAATCTATATTACCCGGAGGGAAGCTTATTGCAATAGATAGAGACTCTGAAAGCTTGAAGATGGCCCAGGAGAGGCTTTCTCGCTTTAAAGGCAGCTTCTATATTTTTAATGACAATTTTACAAATATAAAACAGATACTTCGTTCTTTAAATATAGAGAAGGTGGATGCTGTTTTGTTTGACCTGGGAATATCCTCTTACCAGCTTGAAGGCAATAGAGGGTTTAGTTTTAAAAGAGATGCATTTTTAGATATGCGCATGGATACCGGGAGTAAGTTGACCGCTTATGATATAGTCAACTACTATTCCGAAAGGGAGATTTCAAGGATTCTGAAAGTTTTTGGAGAAGAGAGGTATCATCAGCGTATTGCACATGGGATTATTTTAGCCAGAAAAGAGAAGGCGATAGAGACTACCAAAGAGCTTTCAGGGATAGTCTTAAAAGCAGTCCCGTATTCCTATGTAAATAGAAGGATTAACCCTGCTACACGGACTTTTCAAGCATTGCGTATAGCCGTTAATAGAGAACTGGAGAGCATTTTTACGGCAGTTAAAGATGCGATAGATCTTTTGCTTCCAGAGGGAAGGATAGTTGTAATAAGTTTCCATTCCCTAGAGGATAGAATCATAAAACGTACTTTCAGGGATTTTCAGAAAGATGGACATTTACAACCCCTTATCTCCAAACCGCTGATTCCTTCTCCTCTGGAGGTTGATATTAACCCCAGGTCAAGAAGTGCTAAATTGCGTGCAGGCAAAAAATGTAAAAATTCAGATCTAAATTTATTTTTGAAAATATTTATGTTATGAACAGAAGCGATATTTTTTATCTAAAAAATATTTTCGCAGTGTTTGTTCTGACTTTAATGAGTTTTTTTTATTTAGAACAGAGAATGTCTTTAATCAAAGAGAATTATTGGGAAGCAAGGTTTCAGAACATATTAAGAGAAGAGGTGGTAAAGAATGAAGAGCTTACATATAAGGTTGCGGGATTGGAGACCCCTTCTATGCTGGAGGAGAGACTTTTGGTTTTAAAGCCCGACTTTAGTTTTGCCAAGTCGGTAAGAGTGGTTAGAATTCCTTATCAGAGAATAGATGGAGATAAAGAGGAATACAATGTAAGCGGTAGAATATCTTTTGCCGGTGAAATTCCCTAAAAAATTTTAAGACTAAATTGCTTGATGTCAAAGTTTTAAAACTAAGATTTTTCCTCTTTTTACTTTTTGTTTTAATACTCGGAAAATTGGTTTACCTGCAGTTAATAAAAGGAGATCAGTTTTACCAGATAGCTCTGCAGCAACAGGAGAAATATTTGATAGTCAGAGGGGAGAGAGGTAAGATTTTCGATTCTTGCGGCAGAGTTTTTGCTATGGATAGAAACATTTATTCAATATTTGCTGATCCAAACAGGGTATCTGATAAAAAAGCGGCTGCTATTAAAATAGCAGCTGTGCTTGGTATGGATTTTGAGTTAGTTTCAGAAAGATTGAATAAGGACTGCATGTTTATATGGCTTAAGAGGGGTTTAGAACATGGTAAGGCTCAAGAGTATCTTAAGGAGATTGACTTAAGCGGCTTGGGAATTAAAGTTGAGAGAAAAAGAGTATATCCTCACAATACTCTTGCTTCCCAGGTGTTGGGTGCAGTTGATATTGATAATAGAGGTATATCCGGTCTGGAGTTTCATTATAATGATATCTTAGAAGGGGCTGAAGGGTATAGGCTTACTTTAGGTGACGGGAAAAATTTGATTCTAAGTGGGTTTACGACGACTTATATACCTCCTAAAAACGGTAATGCATTAGTACTTACAATAGATCAAGTCTTACAGCATTATGCCCAGGAAGAAGCCAGACAGATTTATGAGAAATATAAAGCCAAGAGGGTCTCTATTGTTATTATGGACCCTTACAAAGGAGATATACTCTCTCTTGTAAATATTCCAACTTTTAACCCTAATAAGATAACCGATGCTGATTTAAGCAATATGAGAAATTTTGCTATTTCAGATCTTTTTGAGCCTGGTTCGGTTTTTAAAGTTATTACAGCTGCTGCTCTTTTAGATCAAGGACTCCTAAGATTAGAGGATAGGGTTTATTGCGAGAATGGAAGTTATAAAATTGGTAGAAGAATATTACATGATTATCATGCCTACGGAGATTTAGATTTTAAATCTGTAATAGTTTACTCAAGTAATATTGGGGTGGCAAAATCGGTAATAAAGATGGATAGATATGAATTCTATAAATATCTGAAGATTTTTGGTATCGGTGAACCTACAGGTATAGATCTGCCTGGGGAGTCTGGGGGTATATTGAGAGAGCCTGGCAGTTGGTCTGATTATAGCCAAGTATCTATTGCAATGGGTCAAGAGGTAGCTGTTAATTGTTTGCATCTTGGTAAGATTATGAGCATAATAGCTAATGGAGGCTATTCCGTGGAACCTCACATAGTCAAAGAGGTGAGGGATGAGAATGGGTTTAAAGTAAGAAGCATAAATCCTTCCAAGGGTGAGAGAATATTAAGTCCGGAGGTTGCAAAGGAGATGCAGCTTCTATTGCAGGAAGCGGTTGAGAGTGGTACCGGCAGATATGCCAAAAGCAGCCTTTATAGTATAGCTGGTAAGACAGGCACAGCCCAAAAGGCTAACCTGAAAGACGGGGGATATTATAAGAATAGATATGTTGCTACATTCATGGGTTTTATTCCGGTTGAAGAGCCTAAGATTGTAATCGTGGTAACAGTGGATGAGCCTCAGCCTTTACATTTTGGAGGCGTAGTATCTGCTCCGGTGTTTAAAAATATAGCAGAGAAGGCAATGTTGTATTTAATGGTTTCTGAAAACAAGAGAGAGGTTTCTGATGCAGTTAAGCAGGGTTTTATCTGGAATTGATTTTCAATCCAGGAATTTTCAAGATTTAGATTTAAAAGGTATAAGTATTGATTCCAACAAAATTCAAAGAGATTTTATGTTTCTGGCTATTAAAGGTGAGGATAGAGATGGACATGATTTTATTTATCATGCTGTAGAGCGCGGGGCTTCGGTTATATTTGCAGAGGAAGGCAGGTTCAATGAGGTTGTTTTTTCCGGAAGAGTTATACTTGTCGAGGTAAAGGAGCCGAAGGCTGTTTTGGCAAAGGTAAGCTCTAATTTTTACCAGACTCCCGAAGGTTCGCTGTATATGGTAGGCATAACAGGGACAAACGGTAAAACCACTATAAGTTTTATCTTGGAACATATTTTTAAAAGAGCAGGATTAACTACTGGATTAATAGGTACTATCTGTTATAGGGTCGGCAATAGAGAGATTCCTGCTTTTAATACTACCCCCGATGCAATTACCGTTAGGAGGTATATCAGAGAGGTTGTGGATATATCGGGAGATGCGATATTTATGGAAACATCTTCTCATGGCCTTATTCAGGGTAGGCTTAAAGGGATAGGTTTTGATAGCGCTGTATTTACAAATTTAGATAAAGATCATCTTGATTACCATAGAGATATGGATAGTTATTACCAGGCTAAGAAGATTCTCTTTGAAGAACTTTTAAAAAAAGATGGTTTTGGAGTTATAAATTTGGACGACCCTTACGGTAGGCGGTTATATAAAGATATTTCTCAGGAAAAAGTGAGTTATGGATTTTCTGAAGATGCAGATATATCAGTTTTAGATTATAAGTTGGATATTAAAGGCAGCTCTCTTAGAATTAAAATCTTTGGAGAAATATTTAATTTCAGTACCTCTATGATTGGTATCCACAGCATATACAATATTCTAGCAGCTATTGGTATAGCCGTAAGGTATGGATTGGATAGAGATTCGGTTATCAATGCGATAGAATCTTTTAAAGGTGTCAGGGGAAGGATAGAAAGGGTGTTTGGGTCTTCCGAGGTCAAGGTCTTTATCGATTATGCCCATACTCCTAAAGCTTTAGAGGAGATGCTCAAGCTGTTTAAGGGTTTAAAGAAAAACAATCTCTGGGTTGTCTTTGGTTGCGGTGGAGATAGATATAAAGATAAAAGGTATCAGATGGGGCGTATTGCCTCTAGCCTAGCAGATAAGGTTATAGTTACAACTGATAATCCCAGAGGTGAGAACCCGTTTAATATTATAGAAGATATAAAAAAAGGATTAGGTCAATTGGGTTCTGATTGCTGCATAGTTCCCGACAGGAGAGAGGCTATAGAGAAAGCTATATATGGAGCGCAGAGAGACGACATAGT from Candidatus Kaelpia imicola carries:
- the rsmH gene encoding 16S rRNA (cytosine(1402)-N(4))-methyltransferase RsmH; this translates as MDERNRTEHTPVMLNESIDFMNLKAGDVVVDCTVGMGGHSERILESILPGGKLIAIDRDSESLKMAQERLSRFKGSFYIFNDNFTNIKQILRSLNIEKVDAVLFDLGISSYQLEGNRGFSFKRDAFLDMRMDTGSKLTAYDIVNYYSEREISRILKVFGEERYHQRIAHGIILARKEKAIETTKELSGIVLKAVPYSYVNRRINPATRTFQALRIAVNRELESIFTAVKDAIDLLLPEGRIVVISFHSLEDRIIKRTFRDFQKDGHLQPLISKPLIPSPLEVDINPRSRSAKLRAGKKCKNSDLNLFLKIFML
- the trxA gene encoding thioredoxin, encoding MQEVNADNFKNEVLESPVPVLVDFWAPWCGPCKMISPILDEVAADFEGRVKFSKLNVDENTQAAADYGIMSIPALILFKEGRPAAQIVGVQSKEGIAKFLKTNA
- the trxB gene encoding thioredoxin-disulfide reductase yields the protein MRDVAVIGLGPSGMTAALYLTRSKLDILCFEKTSPGGQIVMTDNIENYPGFPKGISGYELAELFKKQLQIYPVEIKSEEVIAIERKGNLIIKTLSSDYEVLSVIVAAGAYPRRLSIKGEDIFTGRGVSYCATCDANFFKGKRVAVLGGGDSAVEEAIFLSKFVEKLYLIHRRERLRAVGVLQDKMAALTNVEFVLDSVIEEIGGDSKVGFIQIKNLKTANSKRINLDGVFIFAGYTPNTQFLKEFLQLDSEGYIIAVDNFKTSIEGVFTAGDVRSGSLKQVISASGEGAHAAVKVSKYLDKIKGVSYD
- a CDS encoding penicillin-binding protein 2, which codes for MIVRGERGKIFDSCGRVFAMDRNIYSIFADPNRVSDKKAAAIKIAAVLGMDFELVSERLNKDCMFIWLKRGLEHGKAQEYLKEIDLSGLGIKVERKRVYPHNTLASQVLGAVDIDNRGISGLEFHYNDILEGAEGYRLTLGDGKNLILSGFTTTYIPPKNGNALVLTIDQVLQHYAQEEARQIYEKYKAKRVSIVIMDPYKGDILSLVNIPTFNPNKITDADLSNMRNFAISDLFEPGSVFKVITAAALLDQGLLRLEDRVYCENGSYKIGRRILHDYHAYGDLDFKSVIVYSSNIGVAKSVIKMDRYEFYKYLKIFGIGEPTGIDLPGESGGILREPGSWSDYSQVSIAMGQEVAVNCLHLGKIMSIIANGGYSVEPHIVKEVRDENGFKVRSINPSKGERILSPEVAKEMQLLLQEAVESGTGRYAKSSLYSIAGKTGTAQKANLKDGGYYKNRYVATFMGFIPVEEPKIVIVVTVDEPQPLHFGGVVSAPVFKNIAEKAMLYLMVSENKREVSDAVKQGFIWN
- a CDS encoding UDP-N-acetylmuramoyl-L-alanyl-D-glutamate--2,6-diaminopimelate ligase; protein product: MQLSRVLSGIDFQSRNFQDLDLKGISIDSNKIQRDFMFLAIKGEDRDGHDFIYHAVERGASVIFAEEGRFNEVVFSGRVILVEVKEPKAVLAKVSSNFYQTPEGSLYMVGITGTNGKTTISFILEHIFKRAGLTTGLIGTICYRVGNREIPAFNTTPDAITVRRYIREVVDISGDAIFMETSSHGLIQGRLKGIGFDSAVFTNLDKDHLDYHRDMDSYYQAKKILFEELLKKDGFGVINLDDPYGRRLYKDISQEKVSYGFSEDADISVLDYKLDIKGSSLRIKIFGEIFNFSTSMIGIHSIYNILAAIGIAVRYGLDRDSVINAIESFKGVRGRIERVFGSSEVKVFIDYAHTPKALEEMLKLFKGLKKNNLWVVFGCGGDRYKDKRYQMGRIASSLADKVIVTTDNPRGENPFNIIEDIKKGLGQLGSDCCIVPDRREAIEKAIYGAQRDDIVLIAGKGHEKYQLVDNLVIPFDDKEVARKALARRTMERTANV
- a CDS encoding thermonuclease family protein produces the protein MKNIYLKSIVIISTLFVLFQYFNQRINYPRVALVEEVIDGDTILLESGRLLRLLGLNTPETKINIAGEWKEKKSIWGERAYLFSENSLKNKNIRIEYDREKKDIYGRLLGYVFLEDNFINQALLSEGLAVIDIRYPNFKYLDQLSLVFKEAKERGKGLWSDFKIIGPKDVSEYEGEVIAVEGRVIDVYNSEKLLFFLLPSEFKFVIFKEGSPFFKNKELVVLKGEIIRVSGMVKRYKGSYQMVIHHPYQLEVLR
- a CDS encoding Gfo/Idh/MocA family oxidoreductase, coding for MKKIRVGIIGIGHLGTFHSKIYSQLPDVEVKFLSDVVEARAKNLASELKAEYSDNFRDGLFKVDAVSIATPTSTHYSIAKEFLSNGVDVLVEKPITIKLKEAENLIAIAKKKSRILQVGHVERFNKALTAIENIPGEIKFIECHRIGPFSKRSMDVSVVLDLMIHDLDIILQFVSSKIKKIEATGLKVVTDHPDIANARITFKNKTVCNITSSRISDDSLRKIRIFKENCYISLDYRHQEVNIYRKVNGEIIKKQIEIEKEQPLQLEIKSFMDAVKKRNQPEVSGEDARLALKTALKIERIISRS
- the mraZ gene encoding division/cell wall cluster transcriptional repressor MraZ → MFYGEYEHNLDEKGRVVLPAKFRQLAKKKIIKKFYLTRGMERCLFLFSESEWRGQEDKFKALSIMKKDARSFNRIYFSGATEITPDSQGRFLIPSYLKNYSGIKRELVVIGVSSRIEIWAKSKWDEFCRTELKNFEDIAEELIEE